From Chthoniobacterales bacterium, one genomic window encodes:
- a CDS encoding diacylglycerol kinase family protein, whose protein sequence is MNKILVILNPAARGERARGLREKISALSSRIVVRETRRAGDAEALAERAVQQGYHTVVAAGGDGTVNEVVNGIGEADVTFGVLPVGTMNVFALELGIDGKDLGRAWEVIERGEVREIDLPMANEEYFVQLAGVGLDAEVVRQTTPDFKKALGPMSYVLSLAQVAAQKPPKLVVSDARGKRHHGSFVLVGNGRYYGGPLVLFRDAELDDGLLDVVVFKNQSHWDLMRYVQAVLFRNHHELPDVEYFQTERVHVTADGEVPVEIDGEISGFAPFTFGFAEKKLRVLAPPRVDKGKRRS, encoded by the coding sequence GTGAATAAGATTCTCGTCATCCTGAATCCTGCCGCCCGGGGCGAGCGCGCTCGCGGCCTGCGAGAGAAAATCTCGGCCCTTTCCAGCCGGATCGTTGTGCGGGAGACCCGTCGCGCGGGCGATGCCGAGGCCCTGGCAGAGCGGGCCGTGCAGCAGGGGTATCACACCGTGGTAGCGGCGGGGGGCGATGGCACCGTGAACGAAGTGGTGAACGGGATCGGCGAGGCGGACGTGACGTTCGGCGTGCTTCCGGTGGGGACGATGAACGTCTTTGCGCTGGAGTTGGGGATCGACGGCAAGGACCTCGGCCGTGCCTGGGAGGTGATCGAACGGGGCGAGGTGCGCGAGATCGATCTGCCGATGGCCAACGAGGAATATTTTGTGCAGCTTGCGGGCGTGGGCCTCGATGCCGAGGTCGTGCGGCAGACGACGCCGGATTTCAAGAAGGCGCTCGGCCCGATGAGCTACGTGCTCTCGCTGGCGCAGGTGGCGGCCCAGAAACCTCCCAAGCTCGTCGTGAGCGACGCCCGCGGCAAGCGCCACCACGGGAGCTTCGTGCTCGTGGGGAACGGCCGGTATTACGGCGGGCCGCTGGTCCTTTTTCGGGATGCGGAGCTGGATGACGGCCTGCTCGACGTCGTCGTGTTCAAGAACCAGAGCCATTGGGACCTGATGCGCTACGTGCAGGCGGTGCTTTTCCGAAATCATCACGAACTGCCGGACGTGGAGTATTTCCAGACCGAGCGCGTGCATGTGACCGCGGATGGCGAGGTGCCAGTGGAGATCGACGGAGAGATTTCGGGCTTCGCGCCGTTCACCTTCGGGTTTGCCGAGAAGAAGCTGCGCGTGCTGGCGCCGCCACGGGTGGACAAGGGGAAACGTCGCTCGTAG